A window of the Parabacteroides merdae ATCC 43184 genome harbors these coding sequences:
- the metK gene encoding methionine adenosyltransferase, producing the protein MSYLFTSESVSEGHPDKVADQISDALLDEFLAYDKNSKVACETLVTTGQVVLAGEVKSSAYVDVQDVARNVIEKIGYTKSEYQFEAKSCGVFSSIHEQSGDINRGVEREDPYNQGAGDQGMMFGYATNETENYMPLALDLSHSLLWELAEIRKNENDLMPYLRPDAKSQVTIEYDDNGKPLRIDTIVVSTQHDEFITAKGITQEEADLAMQKKIAEDVKSILIPRVKAQYPAHVQALFNDDIIYHVNPTGKFVIGGPHGDTGLTGRKIIVDTYGGKGAHGGGAFSGKDPSKVDRSAAYAARHIAKNLVAAGVADEMLVQVSYAIGVAKPMNIFVNTFGRANVKMTDGEIAEKIWNLFDMRPKAIEERLKLRNPIYLETASYGHMGRKPQVVTKTFTSRYNPEPTICEVELFTWEKLDYVDKVKEAFGL; encoded by the coding sequence ATGAGTTATTTATTCACCTCCGAATCGGTGTCTGAAGGGCACCCCGATAAAGTAGCCGATCAGATATCGGATGCTTTGCTGGATGAGTTCCTGGCTTATGACAAGAACTCTAAAGTTGCTTGCGAAACCCTTGTTACAACTGGACAGGTTGTCTTGGCTGGAGAAGTAAAATCAAGTGCTTACGTGGATGTACAGGATGTAGCCCGTAACGTGATCGAAAAAATTGGTTATACGAAAAGCGAATACCAGTTTGAAGCGAAATCATGTGGCGTGTTCTCTTCTATCCATGAACAGAGTGGCGACATTAACCGTGGTGTCGAGCGCGAAGATCCTTATAATCAAGGAGCGGGCGACCAGGGTATGATGTTTGGTTATGCCACTAACGAAACAGAAAACTATATGCCTCTGGCATTGGATCTTTCACACAGCCTGTTGTGGGAGCTTGCCGAGATACGTAAGAATGAAAACGACCTGATGCCTTACCTCCGTCCGGATGCAAAGAGTCAGGTGACGATTGAATATGATGATAACGGAAAACCGCTACGCATCGATACGATTGTTGTTTCTACACAACATGATGAATTTATCACTGCAAAAGGTATCACACAGGAAGAAGCGGACTTGGCTATGCAGAAAAAGATCGCAGAAGATGTCAAGAGTATACTGATCCCGCGCGTAAAGGCTCAGTATCCGGCTCATGTTCAGGCTTTGTTCAATGATGATATTATCTATCATGTGAATCCGACTGGAAAGTTCGTGATCGGTGGTCCTCATGGAGATACCGGTTTGACAGGTCGTAAGATTATTGTTGATACATACGGTGGCAAGGGAGCTCATGGTGGTGGAGCATTTTCTGGAAAAGACCCCTCGAAAGTAGACCGTTCTGCTGCTTATGCTGCTCGTCATATTGCAAAGAATTTGGTTGCCGCTGGCGTGGCTGATGAAATGCTAGTACAGGTTTCGTATGCGATCGGTGTGGCTAAGCCAATGAATATCTTCGTGAATACATTCGGCCGTGCTAACGTGAAAATGACAGACGGAGAGATTGCAGAAAAGATCTGGAATCTGTTTGACATGCGCCCGAAAGCAATCGAGGAACGTTTGAAATTGCGTAACCCGATCTATCTGGAAACTGCATCTTACGGTCATATGGGACGTAAACCGCAGGTTGTGACAAAAACATTTACTTCTCGTTATAATCCGGAACCGACCATTTGCGAAGTGGAACTATTTACCTGGGAAAAACTGGATTATGTCGATAAAGTAAAAGAAGCGTTCGGCCTTTAA